A region from the Rhodamnia argentea isolate NSW1041297 chromosome 7, ASM2092103v1, whole genome shotgun sequence genome encodes:
- the LOC125315852 gene encoding uncharacterized protein LOC125315852, whose product MSVSRRAWVVASSVGAVEALKDQGFCRWNYAFRSLHQRAKNHVRSSLLAQKKLSPMSRATNDESKRAEESLRKVMFLSCWAPN is encoded by the coding sequence ATGAGCGTTTCGAGAAGAGCTTGGGTGGTAGCATCGAGCGTGGGAGCTGTGGAGGCACTGAAAGATCAGGGCTTCTGCAGGTGGAACTACGCCTTCCGGTCGCTGCACCAGCGAGCCAAGAACCATGTCCGGTCGTCCTTGTTGGCCCAGAAGAAGCTGTCCCCGATGTCCCGCGCCACGAACGATGAGTCGAAGCGGGCCGAGGAGTCCCTGAGGAAAGTCATGTTCTTGAGCTGTTGGGCTCCTAACTGA